A single window of Prochlorothrix hollandica PCC 9006 = CALU 1027 DNA harbors:
- a CDS encoding transposase — translation MPYNPNHHDRRSIRLKGYDYTSSDAYFLTLCTHQRQCLFGHIVDGVMHLNDCGQIVERGWLAIPTHNPHVVLDEFVVMPNHIHGIVIIGDDDGDGDDGRGEAFAPGSVGEDQKSLPQMLRPLRPQESPGSVGEDQKSLPQMLRPLRPQESPGSVGEDQKSLPQMLRPYGLLGSVGNDQKLLPQMLRPQESPGSASPLRPNGTQPGSIGAIVQTFKSHTTRKINRITQSKGKTLWQRNYYEHIVRNQESLQKIRSYIQMNPRSWASDQLHPTP, via the coding sequence ATGCCCTATAACCCCAACCACCACGATCGGCGCTCCATTCGGCTCAAAGGGTACGACTACACCTCCTCCGATGCCTATTTCCTGACCCTCTGTACCCACCAACGGCAATGTCTCTTTGGTCACATTGTGGATGGCGTAATGCACCTAAACGACTGCGGGCAAATTGTGGAACGGGGCTGGTTGGCGATTCCGACCCACAATCCCCATGTCGTCTTGGATGAATTTGTGGTCATGCCCAATCATATCCACGGCATTGTCATCATCGGTGATGATGATGGTGATGGTGATGATGGTAGGGGCGAAGCATTTGCGCCGGGATCTGTCGGGGAAGACCAAAAATCATTGCCGCAAATGCTTCGCCCTCTTCGCCCCCAGGAATCGCCGGGATCTGTCGGGGAAGACCAAAAATCATTGCCGCAAATGCTTCGCCCTCTTCGCCCCCAGGAATCGCCGGGATCTGTCGGGGAAGACCAAAAATCATTGCCGCAAATGCTTCGCCCCTACGGATTGCTGGGATCTGTCGGGAACGACCAAAAATTATTGCCGCAAATGCTTCGCCCCCAGGAATCGCCGGGATCTGCTTCGCCCCTACGGCCCAACGGTACCCAACCCGGATCGATCGGGGCGATCGTCCAAACCTTTAAATCCCATACCACCCGCAAAATTAATCGCATTACCCAATCCAAAGGGAAAACCCTGTGGCAGCGTAACTATTATGAACATATTGTCCGTAATCAAGAATCTTTGCAGAAAATCCGCAGCTATATCCAAATGAATCCGCGATCGTGGGCATCGGATCAGTTACATCCAACGCCATAG
- a CDS encoding adenylate/guanylate cyclase domain-containing protein yields MRRLPSTTPLRSSLKQKLESSIHGSWATAFLSEFLGNSGHFLILKSLADIAIYGLINYLTDPTEYLLVGAMLIQTLYLSRSAPSRLLGNLIGVSLYTLIDFPVDGLEFFESPSHAVFWGFSLAIALLQSTRYHWNPNLEHWIVPLESVVRLLMIVVFYGVVRVGDQVSQLAQLESLQTFLGDHAHLFLSGSLVLVGLLLGFQQLQIITQRRQLQGTAGVLRNLAEWGMGSHAVATAVVNPEGLAFQQCDRAILFMDIRGFTVWCEQTNTESIATALNCYYQQVEPAVSRYHPLRITFTGDEIMAIYTTPEQAVAAAQAMQAVAIDLLRPYNMGAGCAVHYGPVVEGLFGGDNVRTYTVIGDVVNTAKRLEGATPAGEISISDAVYQHFNQTIPVKQSRSLDLKGKAEPITSWLLA; encoded by the coding sequence ATGCGTAGACTCCCCTCCACCACTCCCCTGCGATCGTCCCTAAAACAGAAGCTGGAATCTAGCATCCATGGCAGTTGGGCCACCGCCTTCCTCAGTGAGTTTTTAGGCAATAGTGGCCACTTTCTGATTCTCAAAAGTTTGGCAGACATCGCCATCTATGGCTTGATCAACTACCTGACTGACCCCACCGAATACCTGTTGGTGGGGGCCATGCTGATCCAAACCCTCTATTTGTCCCGATCGGCCCCGTCCCGCCTGTTGGGGAACCTCATCGGCGTTAGTTTATATACCCTGATTGATTTTCCCGTGGATGGCCTAGAGTTTTTTGAGTCCCCATCCCATGCCGTCTTTTGGGGGTTTTCCCTGGCCATTGCCCTGTTGCAGTCAACCCGCTACCACTGGAACCCCAACCTGGAGCACTGGATTGTTCCCCTGGAAAGTGTGGTGCGCCTGTTGATGATTGTGGTCTTTTATGGCGTGGTGCGGGTGGGGGATCAAGTCAGCCAACTGGCCCAACTGGAAAGCCTTCAGACCTTTTTGGGGGATCATGCCCATCTGTTCCTCAGCGGCAGTCTCGTGTTGGTGGGGCTTTTGTTGGGGTTTCAGCAACTGCAAATCATTACCCAGCGGCGACAACTCCAGGGTACGGCGGGGGTTCTGCGCAATCTGGCGGAGTGGGGCATGGGCAGCCATGCCGTGGCAACAGCGGTGGTTAATCCGGAAGGCTTGGCTTTTCAGCAGTGCGATCGGGCCATCCTCTTTATGGACATTCGCGGCTTCACGGTCTGGTGCGAGCAAACCAACACCGAAAGCATTGCCACCGCCCTCAATTGCTATTACCAACAGGTGGAACCGGCGGTCTCCCGCTATCACCCCCTGCGCATCACGTTTACGGGGGATGAAATCATGGCCATTTACACCACCCCAGAGCAGGCCGTGGCCGCAGCCCAAGCCATGCAGGCGGTGGCGATCGATCTACTCCGTCCCTACAACATGGGAGCCGGTTGCGCCGTCCACTATGGACCCGTGGTGGAAGGGCTATTTGGGGGCGACAATGTGCGCACCTACACCGTCATCGGCGATGTGGTCAACACTGCTAAGCGCCTGGAGGGAGCCACCCCCGCCGGGGAAATTTCCATTTCTGATGCGGTATACCAGCACTTCAACCAAACGATTCCCGTCAAGCAGTCCAGAAGTCTGGATCTGAAGGGCAAGGCGGAACCCATTACCTCCTGGCTCTTGGCTTAG
- a CDS encoding Uma2 family endonuclease, which yields MIANPADLSAQDYLDQEAHSPTKHEYRQGYAYAMAGASDAHVTIALNLATLLRNPLRGRGCRVYISDMKARIEAADCYYYPDVMVTCDPRDLTTDTYKRFPTLIVEVLSPSTANFDRGDKFADYQTLDSLQEYVLINSHRARVECFRRTEGGLWLFQSYAPTPDSARAVPVDLQSLDLQVPFEALYEDVVFAAQEPDLN from the coding sequence ATGATTGCCAACCCAGCCGACCTCAGTGCCCAAGACTATCTGGACCAAGAAGCCCACAGCCCCACTAAACACGAATATCGCCAAGGTTACGCCTACGCCATGGCGGGGGCTAGTGATGCCCACGTGACGATCGCCCTAAACCTTGCCACTCTCCTGCGCAACCCGTTACGGGGCAGAGGTTGCCGGGTGTATATATCCGATATGAAAGCCCGCATTGAGGCGGCTGACTGTTACTACTATCCCGATGTCATGGTGACCTGTGACCCCAGGGATCTGACGACGGATACCTATAAGCGCTTTCCCACGCTGATCGTCGAGGTTCTGTCTCCGTCCACGGCCAATTTCGATCGGGGTGATAAGTTTGCTGACTACCAAACCCTAGACAGCCTCCAGGAATACGTTCTGATCAATAGTCACCGTGCCCGCGTTGAATGTTTCCGCCGCACGGAGGGAGGGCTGTGGCTGTTCCAGTCCTATGCGCCCACCCCTGACTCCGCCAGGGCTGTCCCGGTCGATCTCCAGAGCCTCGATCTTCAGGTTCCTTTTGAGGCGCTCTATGAAGATGTGGTGTTTGCGGCGCAAGAGCCAGACCTGAATTAA
- a CDS encoding DUF4258 domain-containing protein, whose translation MPSNFSLSHHAHHQMQVRNIDPAWIEATLTHPDRIQPNADSQGNTHYRKQIANFGDRWLRVIVNPTVDPQNVITLFFDRRLKS comes from the coding sequence ATGCCCAGCAACTTTTCCCTCTCCCACCATGCCCACCACCAAATGCAAGTCCGCAACATTGATCCTGCCTGGATCGAAGCAACCTTAACCCATCCCGATCGCATCCAACCCAATGCTGACTCTCAAGGCAACACCCACTACCGCAAACAAATCGCAAACTTCGGCGATCGATGGCTGCGAGTCATCGTCAATCCCACTGTAGATCCTCAGAACGTTATTACCCTCTTTTTCGATCGGAGACTGAAATCATGA
- a CDS encoding DUF2283 domain-containing protein, with translation MKLTIHKEDDAIYLRLDESEVFESEEVQNGIILDYNAQGKVIGVEILYLSQRSPQALQQVLLETTP, from the coding sequence ATGAAACTAACAATTCATAAAGAAGATGATGCAATTTACCTACGCCTAGACGAAAGCGAAGTCTTTGAGTCAGAAGAAGTCCAAAACGGCATTATTTTAGACTATAACGCTCAAGGTAAAGTCATTGGCGTTGAAATTCTCTACCTCAGCCAACGCAGCCCCCAAGCGCTCCAGCAAGTTCTCCTGGAGACCACACCTTAG
- a CDS encoding type II toxin-antitoxin system VapC family toxin, whose protein sequence is MIYLCDTNIISELAKPQPNPGVLDWSSELTTMALSVITLEEITYGLIAKPNPRIQAWFQTFLKTYCQIIPVTPAIAQTAGEWRGQFRVTGITRSQADMLIAATAKVHQLTLVTRNIRDFEGCELSLVNPFSPE, encoded by the coding sequence ATGATCTATCTCTGTGATACCAACATCATTAGCGAGTTAGCCAAACCTCAGCCCAACCCAGGCGTTCTGGATTGGAGTTCAGAGCTTACCACCATGGCATTGAGTGTCATTACGCTGGAAGAAATTACTTATGGTCTAATAGCAAAACCCAACCCCCGGATTCAAGCTTGGTTCCAAACCTTCTTGAAGACCTATTGCCAAATCATTCCCGTTACGCCAGCTATTGCTCAAACCGCTGGAGAATGGCGAGGGCAGTTCAGAGTAACAGGAATTACACGATCCCAAGCTGATATGCTGATTGCAGCAACTGCAAAAGTCCATCAACTCACCTTAGTGACCCGTAATATCCGGGATTTTGAGGGCTGTGAACTCTCCCTAGTCAATCCATTTAGTCCTGAGTAA
- a CDS encoding PD-(D/E)XK nuclease family protein, whose protein sequence is MQSDPPAAKAATPVAPLAPSLAQGTRLWVEGIARSGKTRTLVQQICQWVDQGSAGGSAQPDGNQTSGAGSASNPRVGSLEVPPPPLIFAATGDNRLVLMDALTTALGPGVPLTSTTPLGFFRSEVLLFWPLVGEPETPCPLPLFLRSETEQELATRLWRDRLSALGALQTDSAQGVNETSITRLVRRLLDLLTLAAAAGIPLTHLVPDAALLASAGLDYASPQWWHLAQQLLQDWQGWCAAQGLLTYGLVCDLYGRCLLPHPTYRQHLKRRFPAVFADDVDEYPALAAQLFRVLVDGGATGVFTFNEGGSVRLGFGADPEAFRPLAQGCQCLRLAAPPDSFALLLGDTLTGLVQEGVLSLPLPGLTPATNPLGVIQTTTRAQLLRRTAEIIAQGIHHGHLEPQDIAIITPGTDAIARYALVEILAQQGMTLQPLAEQRSLVSVPLIRALLTLLALVYPGLGRWVDREQVAEMLVVLSLAPRGQGYGLDPVRAGLLVDHCYRPDLDCPQLLDLTAFPRWDRVGFQGAQVYQGIRHWIQEQQQRLSQPGADNPVQVLDQAIQRFLWQGSALGYDQLAALRELLETAQHYWTVAHRLGEGFGTTEVTVLVQRFIHLLRQGTITANPYPAGGVELRRHSITLATLFQYRLNRCQHRWQFWLDVGSPSWLTRGRGLWGASLFLSDRRAPTPEPVSLGFPPGGFPDPLATQGADSGSFPPDADPGIRADGLREGLQLEALRLQQTVVDLLGRATERVYLCHSELSLGGQDQFGPLLPLVYGGQVLPEAEEDV, encoded by the coding sequence ATGCAGTCTGATCCCCCAGCGGCCAAGGCCGCAACCCCCGTGGCTCCCCTCGCCCCGTCCCTGGCCCAGGGGACTCGCCTCTGGGTTGAGGGCATAGCCCGCAGTGGTAAAACCCGGACCCTGGTGCAACAGATCTGCCAGTGGGTGGACCAGGGTTCTGCCGGGGGGTCTGCGCAGCCCGATGGGAACCAGACTTCCGGGGCTGGATCCGCCAGCAACCCCCGCGTTGGCTCCCTGGAGGTACCGCCGCCGCCCCTGATCTTTGCGGCCACCGGTGACAACCGCCTGGTGTTGATGGATGCCTTAACCACAGCCCTCGGCCCTGGGGTGCCCCTCACCTCCACCACGCCCTTGGGCTTTTTCCGCAGTGAGGTGCTGTTGTTTTGGCCCTTGGTGGGGGAACCGGAAACCCCGTGTCCCTTGCCTCTGTTTTTGCGATCGGAGACGGAACAGGAACTAGCAACCCGGTTATGGCGCGATCGCCTGTCGGCCCTAGGAGCCTTGCAAACAGACTCGGCCCAGGGGGTCAACGAAACCAGCATCACGCGCCTGGTGCGGCGACTGCTGGATCTGCTGACCCTGGCGGCGGCGGCGGGGATTCCCCTAACCCATCTGGTGCCCGATGCGGCCCTCTTGGCCTCGGCGGGCTTAGACTACGCCTCCCCCCAATGGTGGCACCTGGCGCAGCAACTGTTGCAGGACTGGCAGGGCTGGTGTGCGGCCCAGGGGTTGCTGACCTATGGGCTGGTGTGTGATCTCTATGGCCGCTGTCTCCTGCCCCATCCCACCTATCGCCAGCACCTGAAACGACGCTTTCCCGCCGTCTTTGCCGATGATGTGGATGAATACCCGGCCCTAGCAGCCCAGCTTTTTAGGGTCTTAGTGGACGGGGGGGCAACGGGGGTCTTTACCTTTAACGAAGGGGGTTCAGTGCGCCTGGGGTTTGGAGCCGATCCCGAAGCCTTCCGCCCCTTGGCCCAGGGCTGTCAATGCCTCCGGCTGGCCGCGCCCCCCGATAGCTTCGCCCTGCTGCTGGGGGACACCTTGACGGGATTAGTGCAGGAGGGGGTTCTCAGCTTGCCCCTGCCCGGTTTAACCCCCGCTACCAATCCCCTGGGGGTGATTCAAACCACCACCCGCGCCCAATTATTGCGGCGCACCGCTGAGATCATTGCCCAGGGCATCCACCACGGCCACCTGGAACCCCAGGACATCGCCATTATTACCCCCGGCACCGATGCCATTGCCCGCTATGCCCTGGTGGAAATTTTGGCCCAGCAGGGCATGACCCTCCAACCCTTGGCGGAGCAGCGATCGCTGGTGAGTGTTCCCCTGATTCGGGCCTTGCTAACCCTGTTGGCCTTGGTCTATCCCGGTTTGGGCCGTTGGGTCGATCGAGAACAGGTGGCGGAAATGCTGGTGGTCTTGAGCTTAGCGCCGAGGGGCCAGGGCTATGGTTTGGATCCAGTGCGGGCGGGGTTGCTGGTGGATCACTGTTATCGGCCCGATCTGGACTGCCCCCAGTTGTTGGACTTGACCGCCTTTCCCCGCTGGGATCGGGTGGGGTTCCAGGGGGCGCAGGTGTACCAGGGGATTCGCCACTGGATCCAGGAACAACAGCAGCGTTTAAGCCAGCCGGGGGCAGATAATCCGGTGCAGGTGTTGGATCAGGCCATTCAACGGTTTTTGTGGCAAGGGAGCGCCCTGGGCTATGACCAGTTGGCGGCGCTGCGGGAGTTGCTGGAAACGGCCCAGCACTATTGGACAGTGGCCCATCGCTTGGGGGAGGGCTTTGGAACAACGGAGGTGACGGTGTTGGTGCAGCGGTTTATCCATCTGCTGCGCCAGGGCACCATTACCGCTAATCCCTATCCGGCGGGGGGGGTGGAGTTGCGCCGCCACAGCATCACCCTGGCGACGCTGTTTCAATATCGCCTCAACCGCTGCCAGCACCGTTGGCAGTTTTGGCTGGATGTGGGATCCCCCAGTTGGCTGACCCGGGGCCGGGGGTTGTGGGGGGCATCTCTGTTTTTGAGCGATCGCCGTGCCCCAACTCCAGAACCCGTCTCCCTGGGGTTCCCCCCTGGCGGTTTCCCCGATCCCCTGGCAACCCAGGGCGCTGATTCCGGCAGTTTTCCCCCCGATGCGGATCCAGGGATCCGGGCTGATGGGTTGCGGGAGGGGCTGCAACTGGAGGCGCTGCGGCTGCAACAAACGGTGGTGGATCTCCTGGGGCGGGCCACGGAGCGGGTCTATCTCTGCCACAGTGAGCTATCCCTGGGGGGCCAGGATCAGTTTGGTCCGTTGTTGCCCCTGGTCTATGGGGGGCAGGTGTTGCCGGAGGCGGAGGAGGATGTCTAG
- a CDS encoding Uma2 family endonuclease: MIANPANLSAQDYLDQEAHSPTKHEYRQGYAYAMAGASDAHVTIAGNLFAILRNHLRLRGCRVYISDMKARIEAADCYYYPDVMVTCDPRDLMTDTYKRFPRLIVEVLSPSTANFDRGDKFADYQTLDSLQEYVLINSHRARVECFRRTEGGLWLFQSYAPTPDPARAVPVDLQSVDLQVSCEALYEDVVFAAQEPDLN; this comes from the coding sequence ATGATTGCCAACCCCGCCAACCTCAGTGCCCAAGACTACCTGGACCAAGAAGCCCACAGCCCCACTAAACACGAATATCGCCAAGGTTACGCCTACGCCATGGCGGGGGCTAGTGATGCCCATGTGACGATCGCCGGAAACCTCTTTGCAATTTTACGCAACCACTTACGGCTCCGGGGTTGCCGGGTGTATATATCCGATATGAAAGCCCGCATTGAGGCGGCTGACTGTTACTACTATCCCGATGTGATGGTGACCTGTGACCCCAGGGATCTGATGACGGATACCTATAAGCGCTTTCCCAGGCTGATCGTCGAGGTTCTGTCTCCGTCCACGGCCAATTTCGATCGGGGTGATAAGTTTGCTGACTACCAAACCCTAGACAGCCTCCAGGAATACGTTCTGATCAATAGTCACCGTGCCCGCGTTGAATGCTTCCGCCGCACGGAGGGAGGGCTGTGGCTGTTCCAGTCCTATGCGCCCACCCCTGACCCCGCCAGGGCTGTCCCGGTCGATCTCCAGAGTGTCGATCTTCAGGTTTCTTGCGAGGCGCTCTATGAAGATGTGGTGTTTGCGGCGCAAGAACCAGACCTGAATTAA
- a CDS encoding type II toxin-antitoxin system Phd/YefM family antitoxin, whose translation MTWTLDDAQQHFQEIITAVRHHTPQLIYHQNHPIVAIISADLFQEFLAWQTQQAKPQSLSQALAELRQLCSEEDYSLEVPLRQNRPDPFLP comes from the coding sequence ATGACCTGGACCCTCGACGACGCACAACAGCACTTTCAAGAAATCATCACCGCCGTTCGCCACCACACCCCCCAACTGATTTATCACCAGAACCACCCGATCGTAGCCATTATTTCAGCAGATCTATTCCAGGAATTCCTGGCATGGCAGACTCAGCAGGCAAAACCTCAATCCCTCTCCCAGGCTCTGGCAGAACTTCGGCAACTCTGTAGCGAAGAAGACTACTCCCTTGAAGTCCCCCTCCGTCAGAACCGCCCTGATCCGTTCTTGCCATGA